The Aedes aegypti strain LVP_AGWG chromosome 3, AaegL5.0 Primary Assembly, whole genome shotgun sequence genome contains a region encoding:
- the LOC5563930 gene encoding keratin-associated protein 5-5 encodes MCDPCCSPCDPCYPCYPCVPARGCKSRELRGGQLIANCECLKRNGLQHDCPRSECQGKPCCLTKPEATCCPSTYARRFRNVTMGNKSNPVCPKRCRVTTVGSGCNPCAVDCYSGGPCGPCGPCGPCAPCGPCGPCGPCGPVCDPCCGPVCDPSCPPVCDPCACVPQGDCGPCGAPTPNCMPCYDPCTPSIPPPCGDMCAPYPTCGPC; translated from the exons ATGTGTGACCCGTGCTGCTCCCCGTGCGATCCCTGCTATCCCTGTTATCCTTGC GTGCCAGCTCGAGGTTGCAAGAGTCGTGAGCTACGTGGAGGACAGCTTATAGCCAACTGCGAATGTTTGAAACGGAACGGTCTTCAACACGATTGTCCACGCTCTGAGTGTCAG GGAAAACCATGCTGCCTTACCAAACCGGAAGCCACCTGTTGTCCATCGACGTACGCTCGAAGATTCCGCAATGTGACCATGGGTAACAAAAGCAATCCGGTCTGTCCGAAGCGGTGTCGTGTGACGACCGTGGGAAGTGGCTGTAATCCGTGCGCTGTTGATTGCTACTCTGGTGGACCATGTGGCCCTTGTGGTCCTTGTGGACCCTGTGCACCGTGTGGCCCCTGTGGACCTTGCGGCCCGTGTGGTCCAGTGTGTGATCCATGCTGTGGCCCTGTTTGCGATCCCAGCTGCCCTCCTGTGTGTGACCCATGCGCTTGCGTACCTCAGGGAGATTGTGGCCCATGCGGAGCTCCGACGCCGAATTGTATGCCATGTT ACGATCCCTGCACGCCCAGTATTCCACCGCCTTGTGGAGATATGTGCGCTCCCTACCCAACCTGTGGACCATGCTAA
- the LOC5563928 gene encoding uncharacterized protein LOC5563928 isoform X2: MKREWSLIHNVTWSSGGNAFTNIVYGGYTIVIALMLITRCVDAKSRPTLFEKIVLTLGTLLFFAAGGLVFASIDQVHPDLHDNAIILGCLSFLVAILFVIDLADPLARMTAHTTQTDSSSMTNVSRASETEKGITLKKDVSTDTEAPVYLISGKERYKDMNEPDSHRFVDSNGRDYADRDEPDRRSYRKSESRRQSYLESIGEGLDYSRESIVERKVLPSVQTPVFAHVRPAPEESRRIAGKEIQYLPRYDYRDRRDYRDAGPQSGRQSVHQQSPKAPSYHDNESFVEEISPSRRSTYVPADKFDNEAVQMNPRPRPPPPAKPTTSPTTAHGSGSGSGSSCSNCNCSQRSLPGRRREQGRDEPDIPIKPGYVANAAKKWDDRLRSKSQPIIGLNTMV, from the exons AGAATGGAGTCTGATACACAACGTCACCTGGAGCAGTGGCGGCAATGCATTTACCAATATCGTCTACGGCGGCTACACAATTGTCATAGCGTTGATGCTAATCACAAG ATGTGTGGATGCCAAATCGAGACCGACGCTTTTCGAAAAGATCGTGCTAACGCTAGGAACGTTGCTATTCTTCGCTGCAG GTGGCCTGGTTTTTGCCTCAATAGACCAAGTACATCCGGACCTCCATGACAACGCCATCATACTGGGCTGTTTATCGTTCCTGGTAGCGATACTGTTCGTCATAGACTTGGCCGACCCGTTGGCTCGCATGACCGCCCATACGACTCAAACCGATAGCTCCTCAATGACGAACGTTTCGAGAGCATCGGAAACGGAAAAGGGTATTACTTTGAAGAAGGATGTATCGACCGATACGGAAGCGCCAGTGTATCTTATTTCAGGCAAGGAACGGTACAAAGATATGAACGAACCGGATAGTCATCGATTTGTGGATTCAAATGGACGAGATTATGCGGATCGAGATGAACCGGACCGAAGAAGCTATCGTAAATCTGAATCAAGGCGGCAAAGCTATCTGGAAAGTATTGGCGAAGGTCTGGATTACAGCCGGGAGTCTATCGTTGAACGCAAAGTGCTTCCTTCTGTGCAGACGCCGGTTTTTGCTCACGTGCGACCAGCACCTGAAGAAAGTCGTCGTATAGCTGGGAAGGAAATCCAATACCTACCTCGGTACGATTACAGAGATCGACGGGACTACCGCGATGCCGGGCCACAATCAGGTCGCCAATCTGTGCACCAACAGTCACCGAAAGCACCTTCTTATCACGACAACGAGTCGTTCGTGGAAGAAATCTCACCATCTCGTCGTAGCACCTACGTTCCGGCAGACAAGTTTGACAACGAAGCAGTACAGATGAATCCTCGTCCAAGGCCACCACCACCGGCAAAGCCTACCACTTCACCTACGACGGCGCATGGATCTGGTTCGGGATCTGGATCCAGCTGCAGTAACTGCAACTGCTCACAGAGAAGCCTACCGGGAAGGAGAAGAGAACAAGGACGGGATGAGCCGGACATACCGATCAAACCGGGCTACGTGGCTAACGCCGCCAAGAAGTGGGACGATCGACTTCGGAGTAAAAGTCAGCCCATTATAGGATTGAATACTATGGTTTAA
- the LOC5563928 gene encoding uncharacterized protein LOC5563928 isoform X1: MVRPASRIFIKFIELLACVACIITKIITDHESRRVFVRNQKLSREWSLIHNVTWSSGGNAFTNIVYGGYTIVIALMLITRCVDAKSRPTLFEKIVLTLGTLLFFAAGGLVFASIDQVHPDLHDNAIILGCLSFLVAILFVIDLADPLARMTAHTTQTDSSSMTNVSRASETEKGITLKKDVSTDTEAPVYLISGKERYKDMNEPDSHRFVDSNGRDYADRDEPDRRSYRKSESRRQSYLESIGEGLDYSRESIVERKVLPSVQTPVFAHVRPAPEESRRIAGKEIQYLPRYDYRDRRDYRDAGPQSGRQSVHQQSPKAPSYHDNESFVEEISPSRRSTYVPADKFDNEAVQMNPRPRPPPPAKPTTSPTTAHGSGSGSGSSCSNCNCSQRSLPGRRREQGRDEPDIPIKPGYVANAAKKWDDRLRSKSQPIIGLNTMV, from the exons AGAATGGAGTCTGATACACAACGTCACCTGGAGCAGTGGCGGCAATGCATTTACCAATATCGTCTACGGCGGCTACACAATTGTCATAGCGTTGATGCTAATCACAAG ATGTGTGGATGCCAAATCGAGACCGACGCTTTTCGAAAAGATCGTGCTAACGCTAGGAACGTTGCTATTCTTCGCTGCAG GTGGCCTGGTTTTTGCCTCAATAGACCAAGTACATCCGGACCTCCATGACAACGCCATCATACTGGGCTGTTTATCGTTCCTGGTAGCGATACTGTTCGTCATAGACTTGGCCGACCCGTTGGCTCGCATGACCGCCCATACGACTCAAACCGATAGCTCCTCAATGACGAACGTTTCGAGAGCATCGGAAACGGAAAAGGGTATTACTTTGAAGAAGGATGTATCGACCGATACGGAAGCGCCAGTGTATCTTATTTCAGGCAAGGAACGGTACAAAGATATGAACGAACCGGATAGTCATCGATTTGTGGATTCAAATGGACGAGATTATGCGGATCGAGATGAACCGGACCGAAGAAGCTATCGTAAATCTGAATCAAGGCGGCAAAGCTATCTGGAAAGTATTGGCGAAGGTCTGGATTACAGCCGGGAGTCTATCGTTGAACGCAAAGTGCTTCCTTCTGTGCAGACGCCGGTTTTTGCTCACGTGCGACCAGCACCTGAAGAAAGTCGTCGTATAGCTGGGAAGGAAATCCAATACCTACCTCGGTACGATTACAGAGATCGACGGGACTACCGCGATGCCGGGCCACAATCAGGTCGCCAATCTGTGCACCAACAGTCACCGAAAGCACCTTCTTATCACGACAACGAGTCGTTCGTGGAAGAAATCTCACCATCTCGTCGTAGCACCTACGTTCCGGCAGACAAGTTTGACAACGAAGCAGTACAGATGAATCCTCGTCCAAGGCCACCACCACCGGCAAAGCCTACCACTTCACCTACGACGGCGCATGGATCTGGTTCGGGATCTGGATCCAGCTGCAGTAACTGCAACTGCTCACAGAGAAGCCTACCGGGAAGGAGAAGAGAACAAGGACGGGATGAGCCGGACATACCGATCAAACCGGGCTACGTGGCTAACGCCGCCAAGAAGTGGGACGATCGACTTCGGAGTAAAAGTCAGCCCATTATAGGATTGAATACTATGGTTTAA